One Streptomyces sp. CG4 genomic window, TGGACCTGCAACGGGCAGAGCAACCAGCAGTTCCAGTTCGTGCCGGCCGCGGGCGGCTACGGGCAGTTGCAGGCGCAGAACTCCGGGCTGGTCGTGGCGGTGTCGGGCGGCTCTACGACCGCCGGAACGCCCGACGTCGTACAGCAGGCCCCGAGCGGAGCGGCCGGGGCTCTGTGGCTGCCGGTGCAGCAGTCCGACGGCTCGTACTCCTTCCAGGACCAGAACAGCGGCCTGTGCCTGGACGTCCACGGCGGCGGCAGCAACCTCGGTCAGCAGCTCGACCAATGGCCCTGCAAGAACACGGCCGGCAGCAACCAGGACTTCACCCCGCGCTGACCGACTCACCCGCTCGTTAACCCCCACCCACTGTCCCGCACCCAGTGAGGATCAAAGATGAAGAAGTCCACGGCACTCCTGGCCGTCGCGCTGACGGCAGCGATCGGCACCGGCACCGCGATGCCCGCGGCGGCCGTCACCGGCACCGGATCAGCGGCCGCCGCCGCGCCCACCTCCCTGCGGCTGATGCCGCTGGGCGACTCCATCACCTGGGGCGTCGGCAGTTCGTCCGGGAACGGCTACCGGGGCTTTCTGTGGAACCGGTTGGCGAACGACGGGCATGCCCTGGACTTCGTGGGGTCGGGCCGCAACGGCACGATGTCCGACCCGGACAACGAGGGCCACTCCGGCTGGCATATCGGCGAGATAGCCGGCATCGCGGACTCCGTGCTGGCCCGGTACCGGCCCAACGTGGTCACCCTGGAGATCGGCACCAATGATCTGAACGGCGGCTCTCAGGCTGACCCCGCCGCCGAACGGCTCCATGCGCTCATCGACCAGATCACGGCCGACGCCCCTGACGCGACGGTCCTCGTCGGCACCGTGATCGTCTCCACCAGCAGCACCGAGGAGGCCACCCGCCCCGCGTTCAACGCCAAGCTGCCCGGCATCGTCCAGGCCGAGCAGGCTGCCGGCAAGCATGTGCGCCTGGTGGACATGAGCGCTCTGACCACCGCGGACCTGTCCGACCCCTTCCACCCCAACGACAACGGCTACAGCAAGATGGCAGACGCCTTCAACGCCGGAGTCCAGGCCGCGGACGCCGCAGGCTGGATCAAGCCGCCGGTCTCCGTGGGCGAGCCGGTGCACTCCGGGGTCGCGGGGAAGTGCCTGGACGTCAACGGCGGCAACAGCGCCAACGGGACCGCCGCGCAGATCTGGTCCTGCAACGGCGGCGACGCGCAGCTGTGGTCCGCGCGCTCGGACGGCACCTTGCGGGCGCTCGGGAAGTGCCTCGACGCCACGGGCGGTGGCACCGCCAACGGCACCAAGATCGAGATCTGGGACTGCAACGGCGGCAGCAACCAACAGTGGCAGGCCTACAACGGCGGTTACCGCAACCCGGTCTCCGGTCGCTGTCTCGACGACCCCGGTGCGTCTGCCACCGACGGCACGCAACTGGTCCTGTGGGACTGCAACGGCGGAGCCAACCAGCAGTGGAGCGCACTGCCGGTCAGTTCGGCCTTGTGACCGGCCCGATTCGCGACCCCGGCACCGGCTTGTGGTCGGTGTCTCTCCCCCACACACAAGGAGAACGATCCGTCATGTTCTGGCTCAACGCAGAGCCCTGTCCGCGCAAGGCCTTGGCCCTGGCCGCCGTACTGGCAGCCGGCACGGCTCTGGCCCTGGCCGGCCCCGCGAACCCCGCCGCTCACGCGGCCTCCGGCACCCTGGGCGCGGTAGCGGCCGAGAGCGGCCGCTACTTCGGCACGGCGGTGGCCGCGGGCAGGCTCGGCGACTCGACGTACTCCACCATCCTCGACCGGGAATTCAACATGATCACCCCGGAGAACGAGATGAAGTGGGACACCACCGAACCCTCCCGCGGCAACTTCAACTTCGGGCCCGGCGACCAGATCGTCAGCCACGCCACCGCGCACGGGCAGCGGATGCGCGGACACACGCTCGTCTGGCACTCCCAACTCCCGTCCTGGGTAAGTTCCATCAGGGACGCGAACACCCTGCGCGGTGTGATGGACAACCACATCACCACCGAGATGAACCACTTCAAGGGCAAGATCTACGCCTGGGACGTGGTCAACGAGGCGTTCGCCG contains:
- a CDS encoding ricin-type beta-trefoil lectin domain protein, encoding MKKSTALLAVALTAAIGTGTAMPAAAVTGTGSAAAAAPTSLRLMPLGDSITWGVGSSSGNGYRGFLWNRLANDGHALDFVGSGRNGTMSDPDNEGHSGWHIGEIAGIADSVLARYRPNVVTLEIGTNDLNGGSQADPAAERLHALIDQITADAPDATVLVGTVIVSTSSTEEATRPAFNAKLPGIVQAEQAAGKHVRLVDMSALTTADLSDPFHPNDNGYSKMADAFNAGVQAADAAGWIKPPVSVGEPVHSGVAGKCLDVNGGNSANGTAAQIWSCNGGDAQLWSARSDGTLRALGKCLDATGGGTANGTKIEIWDCNGGSNQQWQAYNGGYRNPVSGRCLDDPGASATDGTQLVLWDCNGGANQQWSALPVSSAL